A stretch of Saccharomyces cerevisiae S288C chromosome IV, complete sequence DNA encodes these proteins:
- the CMR1 gene encoding Cmr1p (Nuclear protein with role in transcription, protein quality control; localizes to the intranuclear quality control compartment (INQ) in response to proteasome inhibition or DNA replication stress; INQ likely sequesters proteins involved in DNA metabolism for degradation or re-folding; also localizes to coding regions of transcribed genes; contains three WD domains (WD-40 repeat); human ortholog WDR76 also exhibits perinuclear localization under similar stress conditions), whose translation MPELTEFQKKRLENIKRNNDLLKKLHLSGVASQIKHEAGVLEKSRAPAKKKQKTTNTRATKSASPTLPTRRSRRLRGESADDVKGIPNVNDNQLLKMGSPDGQDKNFIDAIKEKPVIGDVKLSDLIKDEDESALLEKFKRFNNGNFSSGDFFEEIKKRQGDVTGMDEFDLDLYDVFQPNEIKITYERISATYFHPAMEKKLIIAGDTSGTVGFWNVRDEPLADSEEDRMEEPDITRVKLFTKNVGRIDCFPADTSKILLTSYDGSIRSVHLNNLQSEEVLTLKNEYDDSLGISDCQFSYENPNVLFLTTLGGEFTTFDTRVKKSEYNLRRLADKKIGSMAINPMRPYEIATGSLDRTLKIWDTRNLVKKPEWSQYEDYPSHEIVSTYDSRLSVSAVSYSPTDGTLVCNGYDDTIRLFDVKSRDHLSAKLEPKLTIQHNCQTGRWTSILKARFKPNKNVFAIANMKRAIDIYNSEGQQLAHLPTATVPAVISWHPLRNWIAGGNSSGKIFLFTDDSGTIKQEE comes from the coding sequence ATGCCGGAATTAACAGAATTTCAGAAAAAACGTTTAGAGAACATCAAAAGGAATAAcgatttattgaaaaaactcCATTTGTCTGGAGTAGCATCTCAAATTAAGCACGAGGCTGGGGTGTTGGAAAAATCTAGAGCTCCtgcaaaaaagaaacaaaaaacaactAATACCAGAGCAACCAAGTCTGCGAGTCCCACTTTACCTACACGAAGATCAAGAAGGCTAAGGGGTGAGTCTGCAGACGATGTGAAAGGAATACCCAATGTGAACGATAATCAGTTGCTTAAAATGGGTTCTCCAGATGGCCAGGATAAGAATTTTATAGACGCAATAAAGGAGAAACCTGTAATAGGAGATGTGAAATTAAGTGATCTGATCAAGGATGAAGACGAAAGTGCCCTTTTAGAGAAATTCAAGAGGTTTAATAACGgaaacttttcttctggtgatttctttgaagaaataaaaaagagaCAGGGTGACGTTACGGGGATGGACGAATTTGATTTGGATCTATATGACGTTTTTCAACCGAACGAAATTAAGATTACATACGAAAGAATCTCTGCCACTTACTTCCATCCTGCtatggaaaaaaagctaaTAATTGCAGGTGATACAAGCGGTACTGTGGGTTTTTGGAACGTTAGAGATGAACCACTAGCTGACAGCGAAGAGGACCGAATGGAAGAACCCGATATCACCAGAGTGAAACtatttaccaaaaacgtcGGCCGTATTGATTGCTTCCCTGCGGACACATCGAAGATATTGCTCACCTCTTACGACGGAAGCATCAGGTCAGTTCACTTGAATAACTTACAGAGTGAAGAGGTTCTCaccttgaaaaatgaatatgACGATTCACTGGGTATCAGCGATTGCCAGTTTAGCTACGAAAACCCAAATGTTTTATTCCTCACCACATTAGGTGGTGAATTCACCACGTTTGACACAAgagtaaaaaaatcagaGTATAATCTGCGAAGACTCGCAGACAAGAAGATCGGGTCTATGGCAATAAATCCCATGAGACCCTACGAGATTGCCACCGGATCACTTGATAGAACACTCAAAATCTGGGATACAAGAAACCTTGTTAAAAAGCCAGAGTGGTCACAATATGAAGACTATCCCAGTCATGAAATTGTCTCCACATATGACTCAAGATTGAGCGTCTCTGCAGTTTCTTACTCACCGACAGATGGCACCTTAGTGTGCAATGGCTATGACGATACCATCCGCTTATTCGATGTCAAGAGTAGGGATCACCTTTCTGCGAAGTTGGAGCCCAAACTAACGATTCAGCACAATTGCCAAACAGGAAGATGGACAAGCATCCTCAAGGCCAGGTTCAAGCCGAACAAGAATGTTTTTGCAATAGCTAACATGAAGCGCGCCATCGACATATACAACAGCGAAGGCCAGCAACTGGCTCACCTACCCACAGCTACTGTCCCAGCTGTAATTAGTTGGCACCCGCTGCGAAACTGGATTGCAGGTGGTAATTCTAGCGGCAAAATATTCCTCTTTACTGATGACTCCGGAACCATAAAGCAGGAAGAATGA
- a CDS encoding uncharacterized protein (hypothetical protein; identified by sequence comparison with hemiascomycetous yeast species): protein MYNQIINTFIDDCLFLQTPMLQSPISSKIVLSFFLRNFFPSLF from the coding sequence aTGTACAATCAGATAATAAACACTTTTATTGATGATTGTCTTTTCTTGCAAACCCCAATGTTACAATCGCCCATTAGTTCTAAGATTGTGTTGTCCTTTTTCTTacgaaatttttttccctcCCTTTTTTGA
- the CLB3 gene encoding B-type cyclin CLB3 (B-type cyclin involved in cell cycle progression; activates Cdc28p to promote the G2/M transition; may be involved in DNA replication and spindle assembly; accumulates during S phase and G2, then targeted for ubiquitin-mediated degradation; relative distribution to the nucleus increases upon DNA replication stress; CLB3 has a paralog, CLB4, that arose from the whole genome duplication) translates to MHHNSQSLSSGHIRSPEDENVAPIGNLKHRTGSLSHISSAHPRVALSDVTNIVATNSSNNSISKPKVAPIKERLDSAAIIEEERLDANSVAQRKEADHNDLLTDREQEEPVEDDGESEEDEEEDQEPLLLQHYASDTLVWEHAFRTYYRTTLDPNDDDVYDVVMVAELSNEIFEYMRKLEDLYKPNPYYMDKQPELRWSFRSTLIDWIVQVHEKFQLLPETLYLCINIIDRYLCKEVVPVNKFQLVGAASLFIAAKYEEINCPTIKDFVYMSENCYSRNDLLDAERTILNGLEFELGWPGPMSFLRRISKADDYEHDTRTLAKYLLESTIMDHRLVSAQPSWLAAGAYFLSKIILGQNQWSLAHVYYSNYTQEQILPLATIILENCRYASKRHNAIWRKYSSRRYLHSSQIVAKWIALAEHRVERSN, encoded by the coding sequence ATGCATCATAACTCACAGTCTTTGAGCTCTGGACACATCAGGAGCCCCGAGGATGAAAATGTGGCACCTATAGGTAATCTTAAACACAGGACTGGATCCCTCAGTCATATTTCATCTGCGCACCCGAGGGTCGCACTTAGCGACGTTACCAATATAGTTGCGACAAACTCtagcaacaacagcatAAGTAAGCCAAAAGTCGCCCCAATTAAAGAAAGATTGGATTCAGCTGCGATAATTGAGGAAGAAAGGCTGGATGCGAATAGTGTTGCACAGAGAAAAGAAGCTGATCATAACGATTTGTTAACGGACAGGGAACAAGAGGAACCCGTTGAAGACGACGGAGAAAGCgaagaggatgaagaagaagaccAGGAGCCTCTACTGTTGCAACATTATGCTAGTGATACATTGGTCTGGGAGCATGCATTTAGAACTTACTATAGAACTACATTAGATCccaatgatgatgacgtGTACGATGTGGTCATGGTTGCCGAATTATCTAATGAGATATTCGAGTATATGAGGAAATTGGAAGACCTGTATAAACCCAACCCGTACTACATGGATAAACAACCAGAGTTAAGATGGTCGTTTCGAAGCACACTGATTGATTGGATCGTCCAAGTacatgaaaaatttcaacttTTACCTGAAACTCTATATCTCTGCATTAATATAATAGACAGATATCTGTGCAAAGAAGTTGTTCCTGTAAATAAGTTCCAACTTGTGGGTGCAGCCTCACTCTTCATTGCTGCTAAATATGAGGAAATCAACTGTCCTACAATCAAGGATTTCGTATACATGTCAGAAAACTGCTACTCAAGGAACGACCTGCTGGACGCAGAAAGAACTATTTTGAACGGCTTAGAATTTGAATTGGGTTGGCCTGGTCCGATGTCATTTTTACGAAGAATCAGTAAGGCAGACGATTACGAGCATGATACGAGAACACTGGCCAAATATCTATTGGAATCCACAATAATGGACCATCGACTGGTTTCCGCTCAACCTAGTTGGTTAGCTGCCGGTGCATACTTTCTAAGTAAGATTATTCTGGGCCAAAATCAGTGGTCTCTGGCGCACGTCTACTATTCCAATTATACACAAGAACAAATTCTTCCGTTGGCCACCATTATTTTAGAAAATTGCAGATATGCCTCTAAACGTCATAACGCCATATGgagaaaatattcttcacGTCGTTATTTGCATTCTTCACAGATCGTAGCGAAGTGGATAGCATTAGCTGAACACAGAGTAGAAAGATCTAACTAA
- the STE7 gene encoding mitogen-activated protein kinase kinase STE7 (Signal transducing MAP kinase kinase; involved in pheromone response where it phosphorylates Fus3p; involved in the pseudohyphal/invasive growth pathway where it phosphorylates of Kss1p; phosphorylated by Ste11p; degraded by ubiquitin pathway), producing the protein MFQRKTLQRRNLKGLNLNLHPDVGNNGQLQEKTETHQGQSRIEGHVMSNINAIQNNSNLFLRRGIKKKLTLDAFGDDQAISKPNTVVIQQPQNEPVLVLSSLSQSPCVSSSSSLSTPCIIDAYSNNFGLSPSSTNSTPSTIQGLSNIATPVENEHSISLPPLEESLSPAAADLKDTLSGTSNGNYIQLQDLVQLGKIGAGNSGTVVKALHVPDSKIVAKKTIPVEQNNSTIINQLVRELSIVKNVKPHENIITFYGAYYNQHINNEIIILMEYSDCGSLDKILSVYKRFVQRGTVSSKKTWFNELTISKIAYGVLNGLDHLYRQYKIIHRDIKPSNVLINSKGQIKLCDFGVSKKLINSIADTFVGTSTYMSPERIQGNVYSIKGDVWSLGLMIIELVTGEFPLGGHNDTPDGILDLLQRIVNEPSPRLPKDRIYSKEMTDFVNRCCIKNERERSSIHELLHHDLIMKYVSPSKDDKFRHWCRKIKSKIKEDKRIKREALDRAKLEKKQSERSTH; encoded by the coding sequence ATGTTTCAACGAAAGACTTTACAGAGAAGGAACTTGAAAGGGCTCAATCTTAACCTGCACCCAGATGTGGGCAATAATGGCCAATTGCAGGAAAAGACAGAGACTCACCAGGGACAATCTCGAATAGAAGGCCACGTGATGTCTAACATTAATGCAATACAGAATAATAGCAACCTGTTTTTGCGAAGAggcataaaaaaaaaactgacGTTGGATGCGTTTGGTGATGACCAAGCTATATCGAAACCAAACACTGTGGTAATACAGCAACCGCAAAATGAACCTGTTTTAGTTCTGTCTTCTCTATCACAATCCCCGTGtgtatcatcatcatcatctttgtCCACGCCATGCATTATAGATGCGTACAGTAATAATTTCGGATTATCGCCATCATCCACGAATTCTACTCCCTCTACGATTCAGGGATTGTCCAATATTGCAACACCAGTTGAAAACGAACATTCGATATCACTACCACCTTTGGAGGAAAGCCTATCGCCAGCCGCAGCAGATCTGAAAGATACGTTGTCGGGAACTTCAAATGGTAATTATATACAACTCCAGGACTTGGTTCAGTTGGGGAAAATTGGTGCTGGAAATTCTGGAACTGTGGTGAAGGCACTACATGTTCCTGATTCCAAAATAGTTGCCAAAAAAACCATTCCTGTGGAACAGAATAACAGTACAATCATCAACCAATTAGTTAGGGAATTATCTATCGTCAAAAACGTTAAGCCCCATGAAAACATTATCACCTTCTATGGAGCTTATTATAACCAGCatataaataatgaaatcATAATTTTAATGGAATACTCTGATTGTGGTTCTTTAGATAAAATACTGTCCGTTTATAAAAGGTTTGTTCAAAGAGGGACTGTTTCGAGTAAGAAAACCTGGTTCAACGAATtaacaatatcaaaaatagCGTATGGCGTACTAAATGGCTTGGATCATTTGTACCGACAATATAAGATCATTCATCGTGATATCAAGCCTTCCAATGTTCTGATTAATAGTAAGGGGCAGATTAAGTTATGTGATTTTGGAGTTTCCAAAAAACTAATAAATTCTATCGCTGATACATTTGTTGGAACGTCCACTTATATGTCACCAGAGAGGATACAAGGAAACGTTTATTCTATCAAAGGGGACGTTTGGTCATTGGGCTTAATGATCATCGAGCTGGTAACTGGAGAGTTTCCCCTAGGTGGGCATAACGATACACCTGATGGCATATTGGATTTGCTGCAACGTATTGTCAACGAGCCTTCACCAAGATTACCCAAAGACCGTATCTATTCCAAGGAAATGACAGATTTTGTCAATAGGTGTTGTATTAAGAATGAAAGGGAAAGGTCATCGATTCATGAATTGCTACATCATGATCTTATAATGAAATACGTATCACCGTCTAAAGATGATAAATTTAGACATTGGTgtagaaaaataaaatctaaaataaaggaagaCAAGAGAATTAAAAGAGAAGCCTTGGACCGTGCCAAgttagaaaagaaacaatcGGAAAGATCAACCCATTGA
- the ENT1 gene encoding epsin (Epsin-like protein involved in endocytosis and actin patch assembly; K63-specific Ub chain binding protein that functions as an endocytic adaptor; binds clathrin via a clathrin-binding domain motif at C-terminus; contains two ubiquitin-interacting motifs (UIMs); functionally redundant with Ent2p; relocalizes from bud neck to cytoplasm upon DNA replication stress; ENT1 has a paralog, ENT2, that arose from the whole genome duplication), which produces MSKQFVRSAKNLVKGYSSTQVLVRNATSNDNHQVSKDSLIELAEKSYDSADFFEIMDMLDKRLNDKGKYWRHIAKALTVIDYLIRFGSENCVLWCRENLYIIKTLKEFRHEDDEGIDQGQIVRVKAKELTALLSDDERLNEERNMNIKGRNRKGRRRRGTGRSDENDDDLQRAISASRLTAEEDERRRKQDEDYETALQLSKEEEELKRLQDLQRMQQQQGQQQLQQPMYYDIFGNPITPEEYAQFQLQQQQQQQQQQLQQQPMYYDVFGNPITPEELAQFQQQQQLQEQQYLASMQQQQQAMSNNPFAKSEQSSSSPKRNQLVAASSPQQLQQQKQQEPLIQNRTGNQSMTDKYSKLNELLATGTGIDTFGNVGEARIPAQHTKTGTFINSQGTGYRQVSDDPNHNPFLNSQYTGLPSTSVVPTQTGYGFGNQSQQQSQNNGSNNRGYTLIDL; this is translated from the coding sequence ATGTCGAAACAATTTGTTAGATCTGCGAAGAATTTGGTGAAAGGGTACTCTTCTACCCAGGTCCTGGTAAGAAATGCAACGTCAAACGACAATCATCAAGTGTCCAAGGACTCGTTAATTGAGCTGGCTGAAAAATCATATGATAGCGCAGATTTCTTCGAAATCATGGATATGCTGGACAAAAGACTTAACGACAAGGGCAAATACTGGAGGCATATCGCAAAGGCATTGACAGTAATAGATTACTTGATCAGGTTTGGTAGTGAGAATTGTGTTCTTTGGTGTAGAGAAAATTTATACATCATCAAGACATTGAAGGAGTTCAGGCACGAGGACGATGAGGGCATAGATCAAGGTCAAATCGTTAGGGTCAAAGCAAAAGAATTGACTGCATTACTATCTGATGACGAAAGACTGAACGAGGAAAGGAACATGAATATCAAGGGAAGAAACAggaaaggaagaagaagaaggggAACTGGGCGCagtgatgaaaatgacgaTGATTTGCAAAGAGCCATTAGTGCTAGCAGGTTGACGGCGGAAGAAGacgaaagaagaagaaaacaggACGAGGATTATGAAACAGCTTTGCAGTTGagcaaagaagaagaggagcTAAAAAGATTGCAAGATTTACAAAGAatgcaacaacagcaagGCCAACAACAATTGCAACAACCTATGTATTATGATATTTTTGGTAACCCAATCACTCCTGAGGAATACGCACAATTTCAAttgcaacaacagcaacaacagcaacaacaacagttGCAACAACAACCAATGTACTACGATGTATTCGGGAATCCTATAACACCCGAAGAACTAGCACAGtttcaacaacaacaacaactaCAGGAACAACAGTACTTAGCTTCTatgcaacagcagcaacaggCAATGTCCAACAATCCATTTGCCAAATCAGAACAGAGCTCAAGTTCACCAAAACGGAACCAACTAGTAGCAGCTTCTTCTCCACAGCAACtgcaacaacaaaaacaacaagagCCATTGATTCAAAACAGGACAGGCAATCAATCAATGACAGACAAGTATAGTAAACTAAACGAGCTACTAGCCACAGGAACAGGTATTGATACATTCGGAAATGTAGGGGAGGCTCGTATTCCTGCCCAACATACGAAGACAGGAACATTCATCAATTCTCAAGGAACAGGATATAGGCAAGTATCGGATGATCCAAACCACAATCCGTTTTTGAACAGTCAGTATACAGGTTTACCAAGCACTAGCGTCGTACCAACACAAACAGGCTATGGCTTTGGTAACCAGTCTCAACAGCAGTCTCAAAATAATGGCTCAAATAACCGGGGATATACTCTAATTGATTTATGA
- the DMO2 gene encoding Dmo2p (Protein disulfide oxidoreductase; mitochondrial inner membrane protein involved in the formation of disulfide bonds in Tim17, as well as Tim22, and Cox20p, that chaperones the assembly of multimeric complexes including the TIM23 complex; contains a conserved redox active CxxC motif; localizes to the peroxisome in addition to the mitochondrial inner membrane), translating to MSNILAVFNPPPQRELEKEETMDCVPCQVMSTMFSVGFGSYLASGKPFKYGKKEAKRGISLTEFEKRNPQWWKVTLRSFGGLLIAFGFVRGTEGWLWHKNKEYKNYKKLSNDGETQAN from the coding sequence ATGAGTAATATTTTGGCAGTGTTCAACCCTCCACCACAAAGGGAGctggaaaaagaagagactATGGATTGCGTTCCTTGTCAAGTCATGAGCACTATGTTTTCTGTTGGATTTGGCTCATACTTGGCATCTGGGAAACCATTCAAGTAtggtaaaaaagaagccAAAAGAGGCATTTCTCTGactgaatttgaaaaaagaaacccACAATGGTGGAAAGTAACTTTACGTAGCTTCGGTGGGTTATTAATCGCCTTCGGTTTCGTTAGAGGAACCGAAGGTTGGTTGTGgcataaaaataaagaatataagAACTATAAGAAATTAAGTAACGATGGTGAAACACAGGCTAACTAG
- the DHH1 gene encoding DExD/H-box ATP-dependent RNA helicase DHH1 (Cytoplasmic DEAD-box helicase and mRNA decapping activator; interacts with decapping and deadenylase complexes to coordinate mRNA decapping and decay; regulates general translational repression; translational activator of select mRNAs during filamentous growth, mating and autophagy; cooperates with Ngr1p to promote specific mRNA decay; ATP- and RNA-bound form promotes processing body assembly, while ATPase stimulation by Not1p promotes disassembly; forms cytoplasmic foci on replication stress), with amino-acid sequence MGSINNNFNTNNNSNTDLDRDWKTALNIPKKDTRPQTDDVLNTKGNTFEDFYLKRELLMGIFEAGFEKPSPIQEEAIPVAITGRDILARAKNGTGKTAAFVIPTLEKVKPKLNKIQALIMVPTRELALQTSQVVRTLGKHCGISCMVTTGGTNLRDDILRLNETVHILVGTPGRVLDLASRKVADLSDCSLFIMDEADKMLSRDFKTIIEQILSFLPPTHQSLLFSATFPLTVKEFMVKHLHKPYEINLMEELTLKGITQYYAFVEERQKLHCLNTLFSKLQINQAIIFCNSTNRVELLAKKITDLGYSCYYSHARMKQQERNKVFHEFRQGKVRTLVCSDLLTRGIDIQAVNVVINFDFPKTAETYLHRIGRSGRFGHLGLAINLINWNDRFNLYKIEQELGTEIAAIPATIDKSLYVAENDETVPVPFPIEQQSYHQQAIPQQQLPSQQQFAIPPQQHHPQFMVPPSHQQQQAYPPPQMPSQQGYPPQQEHFMAMPPGQSQPQY; translated from the coding sequence ATGGGTTCCATCAATAATAACTTCAACACTAATAATAACAGTAATACGGATCTCGATCGGGACTGGAAAACTGCATTGAATATTCCCAAGAAGGATACCAGACCACAGACAGATGATGTCTTAAATACAAAGGGTAATacttttgaagatttttatttgaaaagagagCTGTTAATGGGTATTTTTGAAGCCggttttgaaaaaccatCCCCTATTCAAGAAGAGGCTATTCCGGTAGCAATAACTGGTAGAGACATATTGGCCAGAGCAAAGAATGGTACAGGTAAGACAGCCGCATTTGTTATTCCTACGTTAGAGAAAGTCAAACCAAAGTTGAATAAAATTCAGGCTTTGATCATGGTTCCCACAAGAGAGTTAGCTCTGCAAACTTCCCAAGTCGTCCGTACATTGGGAAAACACTGTGGTATTTCATGTATGGTGACCACTGGTGGTACCAATTTGAGAGACGATATTCTAAGATTAAATGAAACAGTCCATATTTTGGTTGGTACTCCTGGTAGAGTGTTGGATTTAGCTTCGAGAAAAGTAGCAGATCTGTCTGATTGTTCATTATTCATCATGGACGAAGCCGATAAAATGTTATCTCGTGACTTCAAGACAATAATTGAACAAATCTTATCCTTCTTACCTCCAACTCACCaatctttattatttagCGCTACTTTCCCACTAACGGTTAAGGAATTCATGGTTAAACATCTGCATAAGCCTTATGAAATTaatttgatggaagaattgACTCTAAAGGGTATTACTCAATACTACGcctttgttgaagaaagacAAAAGCTACATTGTTTAAATACTTTATTCTCTAAGCTTCAAATTAATCAAgccattattttttgtaattctACTAACCGTGTCGAATTACTAGCCAAGAAAATCACTGATTTAGGCTATTCCTGTTATTACTCTCATGCAAGAATGAAGcaacaagaaagaaataaagtTTTCCACGAATTTCGTCAAGGTAAGGTTCGTACATTGGTCTGCTCCGATTTATTGACCCGTGGTATCGATATTCAAGCCGTTAATGTCGTTATCAATTTCGATTTCCCCAAAACGGCAGAAACATATTTACATCGTATTGGTAGATCCGGTAGGTTTGGCCACTTGGGTTTAGCAATCAATTTGATTAACTGGAATGATCGGTTTAACCTTTATAAAATCGAACAAGAACTGGGCACTGAAATTGCGGCTATTCCGGCCACTATCGATAAGTCATTGTATGTGGCTGAAAATGACGAAACGGTACCTGTCCCATTCCCGATAGAGCAACAGAGCTATCATCAACAAGCGATACCTCAGCAACAATTACCATCTCAGCAACAATTTGCTATTCCTCCGCAGCAACATCATCCACAATTCATGGTTCCTCCTTCGCATCAGCAACAACAGGCGTATCCTCCACCGCAAATGCCATCGCAGCAGGGGTATCCTCCACAGCAGGAACATTTCATGGCGATGCCACCTGGTCAGTCACAACCCCAGTATTAA
- the MHF2 gene encoding Mhf2p (Component of the heterotetrameric MHF histone-fold complex; in humans the MHF complex interacts with both DNA and Mph1p ortholog FANCM to stabilize and remodel blocked replication forks and repair damaged DNA; mhf2 srs2 double mutants are MMS hypersensitive; orthologous to human centromere constitutive-associated network (CCAN) subunit CENP-X, also known as MHF2), whose product MLSKEALIKILSQNEGGNDMKIADEVVPMIQKYLDIFIDEAVLRSLQSHKDINGERGDKSPLELSHQDLERIVGLLLMDM is encoded by the coding sequence ATGTTATCTAAAGAAGCGTTAATAAAAATCCTCAGCCAAAATGAAGGTGGTAATGATATGAAAATTGCCGATGAAGTAGTACCAATGATACAGAAATATTTGgatatattcattgatgaGGCGGTGCTGCGGTCCTTGCAATCTCACAAGGACATTAACGGAGAACGTGGCGATAAAAGTCCCTTAGAGTTATCGCATCAAGATTTAGAGCGTATCGTAGGGCTTCTTCTGATGGATATGTAA